The Roseimicrobium gellanilyticum genome contains a region encoding:
- a CDS encoding DNA cytosine methyltransferase, with translation MAVDLFAGCGGLALGFEAAGITTIGFEKDRDACATYRKNLTGECVETFLTPESDLPPCDVVIGGPPCQPFSVGGHQNGLHDSRDGFPTFISAVKRLRPRLWMFENVRGMMYGNKWYLDEILVELRSLGYQVEARLMSTLYYGVPQKRERLVVVGHSGGFVFPRVSPIQWTAGQALEDMLFLTPPESKFLTPSMDRYVANYEKASCCVKPRDLHLDQPARTLTCRNLAGATGDMQRIKLPDGRRRRLLVREAARLQSFPDHFQFAGAEGSAFNQIGNAVPPMFAYALAQSVVKHLSVPVRRSGTREVASC, from the coding sequence ATGGCTGTCGACCTCTTCGCCGGATGTGGGGGACTGGCACTAGGCTTTGAAGCTGCGGGGATTACGACGATAGGATTCGAAAAAGACAGGGATGCGTGTGCTACCTATCGCAAGAATCTCACCGGAGAATGTGTCGAAACATTTCTTACGCCCGAAAGCGACCTGCCACCTTGTGACGTCGTGATTGGTGGTCCTCCTTGCCAGCCCTTTTCAGTTGGAGGCCATCAAAATGGTCTTCATGATTCACGCGACGGCTTTCCAACATTTATCTCGGCCGTGAAACGACTCCGCCCTCGCCTCTGGATGTTCGAAAACGTTCGGGGAATGATGTACGGCAACAAGTGGTATCTTGATGAGATACTTGTAGAGCTCAGGTCTCTTGGGTATCAAGTCGAGGCCCGTCTGATGAGCACGCTGTATTATGGGGTTCCGCAGAAGCGAGAGCGGCTTGTCGTGGTCGGCCACTCAGGCGGATTTGTTTTCCCGAGAGTGAGCCCAATTCAGTGGACAGCCGGTCAGGCATTGGAGGACATGCTCTTCCTCACCCCTCCGGAATCAAAGTTTCTCACTCCCAGCATGGATCGGTATGTTGCCAATTACGAAAAAGCGTCATGTTGTGTGAAGCCTCGAGACCTCCATCTCGATCAACCCGCGCGCACATTGACATGCCGCAATCTAGCAGGTGCAACGGGTGACATGCAGCGTATAAAGTTGCCTGATGGTCGTCGCCGTCGGCTGCTTGTTCGTGAAGCCGCACGCCTACAAAGTTTCCCGGACCACTTCCAGTTTGCAGGTGCAGAAGGCAGCGCATTTAATCAAATTGGCAATGCAGTCCCTCCGATGTTCGCCTATGCTCTCGCTCAAAGTGTTGTAAAGCATCTCTCGGTGCCAGTTCGTCGTAGCGGGACTCGAGAAGTGGCTAGCTGTTAA
- a CDS encoding BsuBI/PstI family type II restriction endonuclease — protein sequence MALKKQAAKKRPAVRRLINEGIEILQGFGVPLAGLTDRRRDMASMCFLAVAGVTHSADWSSAGSHPSPPLRTREIIDFINKHFGEQVSRGSYDDIRRKHLKFAVLAGVIQQSAGNPGAAANDPTRGYGLSPEHSAIINLYGQEGWGKKAAQFMATRPHLSDSVFAKQSVMAMPLVLPNGSELKLGPGSHNALQRSIIEQFRPRFAPNTTVLYLGDAENKELYMEATTLASIGIELNVAKSLPDVVLLDSHRKWLFLIEAVHSFGPISPERLVSLNELCKECNVPRVFVTAFLDRTTFRKFAPDIAWETDVWIAEEPDHMIHFNGDRFFGPRESS from the coding sequence ATGGCTCTCAAGAAACAGGCTGCTAAAAAGCGCCCAGCCGTCCGGCGATTGATCAACGAAGGAATCGAAATCTTGCAGGGATTCGGAGTTCCCTTGGCAGGACTCACTGATCGTCGCCGCGATATGGCATCCATGTGTTTCCTTGCCGTAGCGGGAGTCACCCACTCGGCAGACTGGTCGTCTGCGGGCAGTCATCCGTCTCCTCCACTGCGTACGCGCGAGATTATCGACTTCATCAACAAGCACTTCGGAGAACAGGTTTCTCGTGGTTCCTATGATGACATCCGACGCAAACACCTCAAGTTTGCCGTTTTGGCAGGAGTAATTCAGCAGAGCGCCGGCAACCCAGGGGCTGCTGCCAACGATCCCACACGCGGTTATGGACTCAGTCCAGAACACAGTGCAATCATCAATCTCTACGGGCAGGAAGGCTGGGGAAAAAAGGCAGCGCAGTTCATGGCGACGCGGCCTCACTTGTCTGACAGCGTCTTTGCCAAGCAAAGTGTCATGGCAATGCCACTAGTGCTGCCAAATGGTTCAGAACTTAAATTAGGGCCCGGCAGCCACAACGCGTTACAGCGCAGCATCATAGAGCAATTTCGACCGAGATTCGCCCCAAATACCACGGTGCTCTATCTAGGCGATGCCGAAAACAAAGAGCTGTACATGGAGGCGACAACATTGGCCAGCATTGGAATCGAACTTAATGTCGCCAAGAGTCTTCCGGACGTTGTACTTCTAGATTCACACCGCAAATGGTTGTTTCTGATCGAAGCCGTCCACAGTTTTGGCCCAATCTCGCCGGAGCGTCTCGTCTCCTTGAATGAGCTCTGCAAAGAATGCAATGTCCCGCGGGTCTTCGTAACGGCGTTCCTAGACCGAACAACATTCCGAAAATTCGCACCAGATATTGCTTGGGAAACAGACGTGTGGATTGCCGAAGAACCTGACCACATGATTCACTTCAATGGCGACCGCTTCTTCGGTCCTCGCGAATCCTCATAA